The following proteins are co-located in the bacterium genome:
- a CDS encoding GxxExxY protein — protein MEINQITEKIIGAAIEIHKTLGPGLLESAYEECLCYELSMVGLAFKRQVELPVIYKGFKLDCGYRIDLLVEEKVIVELKAVEQLLPIHEAQLLTYLKMMNKRIGLLINFNVSVLRDGIKRIANRF, from the coding sequence ATGGAAATAAATCAGATAACAGAAAAAATTATTGGTGCAGCAATTGAAATACATAAGACATTAGGTCCAGGTCTATTAGAATCTGCATATGAAGAGTGTTTATGTTATGAACTATCTATGGTGGGGTTAGCTTTCAAAAGACAAGTTGAATTACCTGTAATATATAAAGGATTTAAATTAGATTGTGGATACCGGATAGATCTTTTAGTTGAAGAAAAAGTTATCGTAGAATTAAAAGCAGTCGAGCAACTACTTCCGATTCACGAAGCTCAACTTTTAACCTATCTAAAAATGATGAATAAAAGGATAGGTTTATTGATCAATTTTAATGTTTCTGTTCTAAGAGATGGAATTAAGCGTATAGCCAATAGATTTTAA
- the lpxK gene encoding tetraacyldisaccharide 4'-kinase, with protein MVNYIQEIIFGKERGNKLILFVLDILSFFYYIVIEIKLLLYKTGIMNQHHGRAKVVSIGNITLGGTGKTPAVIQIANLFQDKKVVILSRGYKSSYEHKMAVVSDGKQIFLTPSEAGDEPYLLAKKLPHIPVIIGKNRIKSATYARDRFKAEIIILDDGFQYWRLRRNLDIVLIDGKNPFGNNALFPMGIMREPIKNLKRADIFIITKIDQSLNRNEIIQNLKRINLKAPILESIHKPIKFIEFDSKKEYPLEFIKDLDILALSSIADPDSFETILKKLTTKKFIHLKFPDHYVYTKNDINKLIDYLQGVSFIVTTEKDMVRLQDLIPDDLPIIYLMIEFEIITPNWQELILEYLKN; from the coding sequence ATGGTTAATTATATTCAAGAAATTATCTTTGGAAAAGAAAGAGGTAATAAACTAATCCTATTTGTTCTGGATATTTTGTCTTTTTTTTACTATATCGTTATAGAAATAAAACTATTGTTATATAAAACAGGAATAATGAACCAACATCACGGTCGGGCAAAAGTTGTAAGTATTGGGAATATTACCTTAGGTGGCACGGGAAAAACACCGGCGGTGATTCAAATAGCCAACTTATTTCAAGATAAGAAGGTTGTTATTTTAAGTAGAGGATATAAAAGTTCCTACGAACATAAAATGGCTGTTGTTTCAGATGGGAAGCAAATATTTCTTACACCATCAGAAGCAGGAGACGAACCATATCTTTTAGCAAAAAAATTACCACATATCCCGGTTATAATTGGAAAGAATAGGATTAAGTCTGCCACCTACGCCAGGGACAGATTTAAAGCAGAGATAATCATCCTTGACGACGGGTTTCAGTACTGGCGACTTAGACGGAATCTGGACATAGTTTTAATAGACGGCAAAAATCCCTTTGGTAATAATGCCCTTTTCCCAATGGGAATTATGAGAGAGCCAATTAAAAATTTAAAAAGGGCAGATATCTTTATTATTACAAAAATAGACCAATCTTTAAATAGAAACGAGATTATTCAGAACTTAAAAAGGATTAATCTAAAAGCACCAATATTAGAAAGTATTCATAAACCAATAAAATTTATTGAGTTTGATTCAAAAAAGGAATACCCATTAGAATTCATTAAAGATTTAGATATTTTGGCTTTATCAAGTATTGCTGACCCTGATTCTTTTGAAACTATTCTAAAAAAACTCACCACAAAAAAATTTATACACCTGAAATTCCCTGACCATTATGTTTATACAAAAAATGATATTAATAAATTAATAGATTATTTACAAGGAGTAAGTTTTATTGTTACAACTGAAAAGGATATGGTCAGATTACAAGATTTAATTCCAGATGACCTTCCTATTATTTATTTAATGATAGAATTTGAGATTATCACCCCAAATTGGCAGGAGTTAATTTTAGAATATCTAAAAAATTAA
- a CDS encoding acetyltransferase yields MRAIILGAGEQGRVVLNILQYNKDIQIIGFIDVCNNPQIWETEVKGIKILGGLSLLPELYKNKADGCIVAFGDNKRRVELSDAAKKIGYLLINAIHPSAVISRCAILGEGIVISPNVSINPDVKIGNNAIINTGAIVEHDCIIEDGVHIAPGVHLAGGVKVKKNAFVGIGATVIDDLTIGENSIIGAGAVIIRDVPDNVTVVGIPGRIIRRSNEL; encoded by the coding sequence ATGCGTGCTATAATTTTAGGTGCTGGGGAACAAGGACGGGTGGTATTAAATATTCTCCAGTATAATAAAGATATTCAAATCATAGGTTTTATTGATGTTTGTAATAATCCTCAAATCTGGGAAACAGAAGTTAAAGGAATTAAGATTTTAGGAGGATTATCTCTTTTACCAGAATTGTATAAAAATAAGGCAGATGGTTGTATTGTTGCCTTTGGAGATAATAAAAGAAGGGTAGAACTATCTGATGCGGCAAAAAAAATAGGTTATTTACTTATCAATGCGATTCATCCCTCCGCAGTTATCTCAAGATGTGCTATTTTAGGTGAAGGCATCGTCATCTCGCCTAATGTCTCCATCAATCCTGATGTAAAAATTGGCAATAATGCTATTATCAATACCGGGGCAATTGTTGAGCATGATTGTATTATCGAAGATGGTGTTCATATTGCCCCAGGGGTGCATTTAGCTGGTGGCGTAAAGGTTAAAAAAAATGCCTTCGTTGGCATTGGAGCAACAGTGATTGATGACTTGACTATTGGTGAGAATTCCATCATTGGTGCGGGCGCAGTCATAATTAGAGATGTGCCTGATAATGTGACGGTTGTAGGTATCCCGGGCAGAATAATAAGGAGGAGTAATGAATTATAA